Proteins co-encoded in one Oreochromis aureus strain Israel breed Guangdong linkage group 3, ZZ_aureus, whole genome shotgun sequence genomic window:
- the LOC116327974 gene encoding uncharacterized protein LOC116327974: MSADALQTGNLSLTLRNPTVSDSGTYTCILRITGRDVSWTYLQLKVTEPPPPPPPVWPKVLSAVLVPVVVLAICCGIGMFCGYKRLQNKEVLEVEVDTGVTSAKLPCKATVQLSQINKVVWKNRNNRNVHVYENGSDHPEIQDRHYRHRTEMNEDPLKTGDLSLTLKYPTHTARDTYTCTVYSSEGEVLMEKKVELKVKECKLEVVEGAESVCLPFQTTENLPRDTEVLWKRHEPEYMKVHIYENDSDQPDKQDKHYKGRTEMNEHPLTSGDLSLTLKDPKVGDSGKYGCQVNSKEAWRYKRLWLTVTENNQAKKHTEDIRISSTDPLV; this comes from the exons ATGAGTGCTGATGCTCTGCAAACTGGAAACCTCAGCCTCACTCTGAGAAACCCGACAGTCTCTGACAGTGGAACCTACACCTGCATCCTCCGCATCACTGGACGAGATGTGAGCTGGACTTACTTACAACTGAAGGTCACAG aacctcctcctccacctcctccagtcTGGCCCAAAGTTCTCTCAGCTGTCTTGGTTCCTGTGGTTGTCCTGGCTATTTGCTGTGGTATCGGCATGTTTTGTGGATATAAAAGGCTGCAAAATAAAGAGG TTCTAGAGGTGGAGGTGGACACAGGCGTGACGTCTGCCAAGCTGCCCTGCAAAGCcacagttcagctgtctcaaaTAAATAAGGTTGTGTGGAAGAACAGAAATAACAGGAACGTCCAtgtgtatgagaacggctctgaccatcCAGAAATACAGGATCGACATTACAGACACCGAACAGAAATGAATGAAGACCCGCTGAagactggagacctcagtctgacactgaaataccccacacacacagccagagacacctacacctgcaccgtctacagcagcGAGGGAGAAGTCCTGATGGAGAAAaaagtggagctgaaagtcaaaG AATGTAAGCtggaggtggtggagggggcggagtctgttTGTCTGCCCTTTCAAACCACAGAAAACCTGCCTAGAGACACTGAAGTGTTGTGGAAACGCCATGAACCCGAATACATGAAGGTCCACATATATGAGAACGACTCTGACCAGCCTGACAAACAGGACAAGCATTACAAAGGTCGCACAGAGATGAATGAACACCCACTGACatctggagacctcagtctgaccctgaaagacCCCAAAGTGGGAGACAGTGGGAAATACGGCTGTCAGGTCAACAGCAAGGAGGCCTGGAGATATAAGAGGTTGTGGCTCACAGTCACAG AGAATAATCAGGCCAAGAAACATACAGAAGACATCAGGATCAGCTCCACTGATCCTTTAGTTTGA